The region aattcaggatttcaccgaatcttatgtgaatgAAGAGaactaaacaattttcaaaatactggaatgctgataagtgatttaatacttggtatttccaccccttgcgttaattacagctcggcaacgacggttcatactcaaaatgagtgatcttaaaatgttctgatctaatccttcccagatttctctgagttggattcctaagtcattgagagtagctggatgattttctgaacttctcagccttctattgaggttgtcccaaacctgctcaatcagattgagatctggacttcttgctggccattccattcgagagacttcaacctcttcaaggtactcctgatggggtctggcattatcgtccataaaaatgaaattttcaccaatgtatggggcaaatggcactatatgctcttcaagaatgttccttatatacctatcagcattcatagctccatatcaacgaccactaggtctgtgcgagcagtcaaagatattccaccccataccataatcgatcctcccccgaaaccagtagtattcaggaaattgcactgagcatatctttcatgtggacgtctgtctacaagggaacgtcgatcacaatggtagaggcagaatctagactcatctgtgaagagaactctttcctattcagcctcttcccaatggatatgctctctcgcaaaatccaaatgcgcccttcgatgggctggggtaagagctgggcctcttgccgcgacacgaggccttaaatcatattctctgaggcgatttcttattgtctgagtgctaatttgcatgAGCTTGCTCGagttgattttgaaggaggcgagcggttgcaaaccgttgtctcaacgaagaaactctcaagtaacgttcttgaaaggcagttgttacccgtggtctaccctgtcctggtcttcggacattcatacttgtctccctgaatcgctgcaacattctggacacacttgtatgggaaactccaaacctttctgcaattcttgtgtatgtccacccttcttctcgcaaaactaccgcttgggcacattcctcttgagtcaaattgcgtgtttcgcgttgcatagcgatcgagtgtagaaaatcaaacgaaagaaaaactattgatcactagaattgatcgagaacaactgatttcagaattcaaaatctgataatatcatttttttttattcctgctgggaaaaaacatctgtattgaagaaaaacgttgaaagtggataaaatatgcatgcataattctgataaaaataattatcattgatcATTGAttaacaccttcagttgtagaataaaattgagatttccataatgtgcgttaatttttttgcgcagtgtataataATGAATGACACTATATTTGACATATTTCATGAGTACTTCTTCTTTGAGGAAGGCAAAAATATTCATGCACTTTTTTCTCATTCAAAAAAGtacttttttctcattttattgaagaaatgaaaacgaaataaattaatgaaaatggaATTCATTTGCGATTAATATATTACAAGTAAATGAAAGGGTTAATCTTCACAAAATCATAAGATTTGTAGATGGGTTTGCAGAGACGAATAAAAGTGTATGAATGTAGCATACAAATAAGACACATATTTGAAATAGCTTATTTTGTTGCAGATTGCGTTCATTGTTGCCTTCCTCATGCTCGCTTCATTATATGAAGTGGTAGCAAGACCAGGAATTCTTGAAGAATACTGGAACTCAGAGGACAAATGTAAAAGTGGAGTGGTAAGTTTCTAGAAATTCTTCCATATTGATAAGGAATGGAAATTtaccaacaaaataatttttgagcgATAAAAGTTGGtatcaatattttgtttgtCAAGATTCAATATATAGTATCCTGTATTTATACCTAATGTTAcaattgttattcaaaaaattctataaaagtTAGTTAATTTCAAATAGTCACACTTCTCCAAATTCTACAAACTATGATGTTTTTTTTGCAGGACGAGGTAATAGAAACATGCCAGATTTGtgcaaaacaaacaaaatctaATATTGTATACCCGATGTGCTGTGTTAACGAAGAGGATGTCTTCAACTGGTGCTCTAAGTTCATCAACTTTGGTCAACATGTATAGCTATGGAAAAATCTAATGCAGTTTATCTCGAAATACTCATCATGTATACAGATACGAAGAAAATTCCTCTAAGTTAGGAATATTTGAATGTTGAAATGAAGGATGCTTTCAACTCCTTGCTGACCGCTGATGATTTCGGCTGTCTGTGGAGTACAACTTATAAAAAAAGTGTACAATTTTGTCGAATATTGAAAATCTTTATATTctatttctctgaaattttaaTTGGAATCTATGCTCTGTAATTGGGTCATTGGatttatatcattcatattcCAAAACTTCTATTAACTTcccatgaaattgaaaagaacaATTTGTTGAGTAAAATCCTGAAAAAAGTTAGGGGTTGTATCCGCAAAATTATCTAAATTCAttctcattcattcaaaaatatgtacAGCAATTGCTTTCTTACGTTGATTTCGGCAAATCCGCATATATTTATTAGTAACCAGGCTTTTGATgacatttttataaaaaatgtgTATGTATATCAATGCAATTAGTCTTATTTATATATCTTATATAAATCGAGAGGGTGTAGGTATTAATTTGAGTCATTgtgatatttaatttatttacaaATAGCTATATTCTATGTGAGAGTTTTATAGAGATAATATTCAACTTAACTATAATTTGTTTTatgttttaatgaaaatttcatttgataaaACTCTCTGATTATATACGCGGCTGTGAGAGTGTTTTACggaaatttatattatattatttcgtATGAACATGTGTTAAAAATTTAAATGTGTGAAAATATAAGATAATTCATGACAtgtcaacattttttctatCCTGCTTATGa is a window of Harmonia axyridis chromosome 2, icHarAxyr1.1, whole genome shotgun sequence DNA encoding:
- the LOC123673580 gene encoding uncharacterized protein LOC123673580; this encodes MPLLIKIAFIVAFLMLASLYEVVARPGILEEYWNSEDKCKSGVDEVIETCQICAKQTKSNIVYPMCCVNEEDVFNWCSKFINFGQHV